One Lutra lutra chromosome 7, mLutLut1.2, whole genome shotgun sequence DNA window includes the following coding sequences:
- the WDR20 gene encoding WD repeat-containing protein 20 isoform X12 has protein sequence MATEGGGKEMNEIKTQFTTREGLYKLLPHSEYSRPNRVPFNSQGSNPVRVSFVNLNDQSGNGDRLCFNVGRELYFYIYKGVRKENEAQLSLKNCHSEQGPIKLFDRADAISSNHFKIRPSILSYSISSNLDSNPVRYKKASSFTVEVWNGVSCVRKCNFVNLFCLTEDNRSEC, from the exons ATGGCGacggagggaggagggaaggagatgaaCGAGATTAAGACCCAATTCACCACTCGGGAAGGTCTGTACAAGCTGCTGCCGCACTCGGAGTACAGCCGGCCCAACCGGGTGCCCTTCAACTCGCAGGGATCCAACCCCGTCCGCGTCTCCTTCGTAAACCTCAACGACCAGTCTGGCAACGGCGACCGCCTCTGCTTCAATGTGGGCCGGGAGCTCTACTTCTATATCTACAAGGGGGTCCGCAAG GAAAATGAAGCACAGCTGAGTCTAAAGAACTGTCATAGCGAGCAGGGACCGATCAAGCTTTTTGATCGTGCGGATGCCATATCCTCCAACCATTTCAAGATCCGCCCCAGCATTTTGTCATATAGTATCTCGTCGAATCTTGATAGCAATCCTGTGAGGTACAAGAAAGCATCTTCTTTCACAGTTGAAGTTTGGAATGGAGTTTCTTGTGTAAGGAAATGTAATTTCGtgaacttattttgcttaactgAAGATAataggagt gaGTGTTAA
- the WDR20 gene encoding WD repeat-containing protein 20 isoform X13, whose protein sequence is MATEGGGKEMNEIKTQFTTREGLYKLLPHSEYSRPNRVPFNSQGSNPVRVSFVNLNDQSGNGDRLCFNVGRELYFYIYKGVRKENEAQLSLKNCHSEQGPIKLFDRADAISSNHFKIRPSILSYSISSNLDSNPVRYKKASSFTVEVWNGVSCLIEELRG, encoded by the exons ATGGCGacggagggaggagggaaggagatgaaCGAGATTAAGACCCAATTCACCACTCGGGAAGGTCTGTACAAGCTGCTGCCGCACTCGGAGTACAGCCGGCCCAACCGGGTGCCCTTCAACTCGCAGGGATCCAACCCCGTCCGCGTCTCCTTCGTAAACCTCAACGACCAGTCTGGCAACGGCGACCGCCTCTGCTTCAATGTGGGCCGGGAGCTCTACTTCTATATCTACAAGGGGGTCCGCAAG GAAAATGAAGCACAGCTGAGTCTAAAGAACTGTCATAGCGAGCAGGGACCGATCAAGCTTTTTGATCGTGCGGATGCCATATCCTCCAACCATTTCAAGATCCGCCCCAGCATTTTGTCATATAGTATCTCGTCGAATCTTGATAGCAATCCTGTGAGGTACAAGAAAGCATCTTCTTTCACAGTTGAAGTTTGGAATGGAGTTTCTTGT